CGCTGCACGGCGGCCTGTACCTGCTGTGCTGCGCGGCCGTCGTCGCCATGCGGTGGGTGCGGGGCTGGTCGTGGCTCGTCGTCGCGCTCGGGCTCCTGCCGGCCGTGGGCGCCGTCGTCGCCCTGGAGGCGCTGCGCCGCGACCGCGCCGCCGTGCGCCGGGCCGCCGCCGGCACTCCCGCGCCCGCGCGCTGAGGTCGCCGCTCCCCCTCCCTGCCGGACCGCGGCGGTAGTGTCCGCAGGCAGCCACCCGACCTGGTCCTGCCCGGACGGGGACCGTTCGGGTGACGGTCCGTGTGGTGGGGTGCACGCCGGGGTACCACCTGGTGTGCACCCGAGATGGACGACCGCCGTGACGGAGGGAGGACCTGCCGTGCTGGAGGCAGCCGACGACGCCCTCGCCCGCAGCAGCAGCGTCGTCGAGCGCATGCCCCTCGGGCTGGTGCAGATCAGCATGGACGGCACCCTCCTCGACGCGAACCCCGCCTTCGCCCGGCTGGTCGGCCGCTCGGCCGAGTCCATGGCCGGGTCCAAGGCGCTGGACCTGCTCGCGCCCCAGGACCGCCACCTCGCCTTCGTCGAGATCGCCTCCCACGAGATGGGCCGCACCCACGGCGTGTTCACGTGCCGGGTGCGGAGCACGCTCGGCGGGGAGCGGTGGGTCCGGCTGCAGTGGCGCACCGTCGAGGAGGACGGCCGCCCGCCGTATGTCCTCGCCTTCGTCCACGACGTCGAGGTCGAGGCCCGCGCGGCGCTGGTCGGCGACGAGCTGCTCGCCGCGGTCGAGGCCGAGCGCGCCATCCTCAACGCCGCCCTCGAGGCGAGCCCGGACGGCATCTCGATCTTCACCGCCGACCGCGGCCCCGACGGCGAGGTCGTCGACGCGCTGCTCGTGCGGATGAACCAGGCCGGCGCCGGCAGCCTCACGCTCGACGGGCTCGTCGGGCGCTCGGTGCGCGACTTCTTCCCCGAGGCCGACGAGACCGGCTTCCACGCCGTGCTCCTCGAGGCGTTCCGCAGCCAGCAGACCCAGCGCCTGGTCGTCGAGGTCTCCCCCGGCAGCACCTGGGAGGGCGTCTACGACAACGTCGTCGTCCCCATCGACGCCGACCGCGTGCTCTGCACCTTCCGCAACATCACCCGCGCCCGGCACGACGAGATGCGGCTGCTGCACGCGGCCACCCACGACGCCCTCACCGGTCTGCCCAACCGCGTCCTGCTCCGCGACCGCATCGAGCACGCGCTGCACCGGGTGGCCCGCGACGGCGGTGCGGTGACCATCGCGTTCCTCGACCTCGACGGCTTCAAGACCATCAACGACACCCGCGGGCACACCTACGGCGACGAGGTGCTGCGGCAGGTGTCGTCGCGGCTGACCCGCAGCGTGCGCGACGGCGACACCGTGGCCCGCCTCGGCGGCGACGAGTTCGTCCTCGTCCTCGAGGGCTGCGCCGACGAGCAGGACTGGCTGCCGGTGCACGGCCGCGTCACCGCCGCGCTGTCGGAGCCGCTCGTCGTCGACGGCCACCCGGTGACGCTGCGGGCGAGCATCGGCGTGGTGTTCACCTCGCCCGGCGAGACCGACGCCGACGCCGTCATGCGCAACGCCGACATCGCGATGTACGCCTCCAAGAACGCCGGCAAGTCGCGCTACACCGTCTTCACCGAGGAGCACCGCCGCCAGGTGCTCGACCTCGCCGCGCTGGAGGTCGACCTCGAGCGCGCCGTGGAGGAGAACCAGTTCGAGCTGTACTCCCAGCCCATCCACGACCTGCGCCTGGGCAGGGTCGTCGGCAACGAGGTGCTGCTGCGCTGGCGCCACCCGGACCGGGGCGTGCTGCTGCCCGCGTCGTTCCTGCCGGCGCTGGAGACGGCCGGGCGCATGGTCGAGGTCGGCGGCTGGGTGCTGCGGGAGGCGCTGCGCCAGACCGCCGCGCGCCGGGCCCAGGGCCACGAGGACATGGTCACGGTCAACGTGTCGGTCCAGCAGCTGGTGCGCAGC
The sequence above is drawn from the Aquipuribacter hungaricus genome and encodes:
- a CDS encoding DUF3817 domain-containing protein, which gives rise to MTDVLLGRRSPALAARSGLVDPVLLATAWAETATLVVLLVNIVTVHAEAVTGVVGPLHGGLYLLCCAAVVAMRWVRGWSWLVVALGLLPAVGAVVALEALRRDRAAVRRAAAGTPAPAR
- a CDS encoding putative bifunctional diguanylate cyclase/phosphodiesterase — encoded protein: MLEAADDALARSSSVVERMPLGLVQISMDGTLLDANPAFARLVGRSAESMAGSKALDLLAPQDRHLAFVEIASHEMGRTHGVFTCRVRSTLGGERWVRLQWRTVEEDGRPPYVLAFVHDVEVEARAALVGDELLAAVEAERAILNAALEASPDGISIFTADRGPDGEVVDALLVRMNQAGAGSLTLDGLVGRSVRDFFPEADETGFHAVLLEAFRSQQTQRLVVEVSPGSTWEGVYDNVVVPIDADRVLCTFRNITRARHDEMRLLHAATHDALTGLPNRVLLRDRIEHALHRVARDGGAVTIAFLDLDGFKTINDTRGHTYGDEVLRQVSSRLTRSVRDGDTVARLGGDEFVLVLEGCADEQDWLPVHGRVTAALSEPLVVDGHPVTLRASIGVVFTSPGETDADAVMRNADIAMYASKNAGKSRYTVFTEEHRRQVLDLAALEVDLERAVEENQFELYSQPIHDLRLGRVVGNEVLLRWRHPDRGVLLPASFLPALETAGRMVEVGGWVLREALRQTAARRAQGHEDMVTVNVSVQQLVRSDFVRTVREALEESGTVSRCLTVEITESQMLPSRSSVLGQLQELRNLGVRVAVDDFGTGYSSLSHLADLPVDLVKIDRSFLVDLSDARREAVLRSAVELTTAVGAECLVEGVETVGQLELVHATGARFAQGFLLGRPAPFEG